TCTCGCATCGCGCTACGCGCCTCCCATGACCGACAGGAAGTCGCCGAGGCTCCGGAAGCGCATCATCATGTTGGTTTGCTTCTCGTCGCCGAGGGTCGAGCGCGGACGGTCGGCGTAGTTGTGGCCGGGGTAGAGGAGCGTCTCGTCGGGGAGCGCCGCCAGGACCTGGGTGAGGCTCCGGTACATGTCCTCCGGGTTCGAGCCCGGGAGGTCGACGCGACCGCAGGAGCCGATGAACAGCGTGTCGCCCGAGACGAGCGCGTTGCCGACCAGGAAGCACTGCGAGCCCGGCGTGTGGCCGGGGGTGTGCAGCAGCTTCACCTTCAGGTTGCCGATCGCCACCTCGTCGCCCCCCTCGACGGGGACCAGGTCGGACTGAGAGAGCCCCGTCAGCCGGTGCACGAATGGCAGCTCCGCCTTGTGGACGTAGACCTTGGCCGGCACCTTGGCGACGAGCTCCGCGGCGCCGCGGATCGAGTGACCCATGAGGTCGCCGCCCAGGTGGTCGGGATGGAAGTGCGTCACCAGGTCCCTGGTGATGCGGTAGCCGTCGGCCTCGGCCGTGCGGACGATCGTATCCACGTCCCAGGCTGCGTCCACGACGGCGGCCTCGTGCGTGGT
This Deltaproteobacteria bacterium DNA region includes the following protein-coding sequences:
- a CDS encoding MBL fold metallo-hydrolase, giving the protein MRHPIYFKQLEIGPMQNFVYLLGDPTTHEAAVVDAAWDVDTIVRTAEADGYRITRDLVTHFHPDHLGGDLMGHSIRGAAELVAKVPAKVYVHKAELPFVHRLTGLSQSDLVPVEGGDEVAIGNLKVKLLHTPGHTPGSQCFLVGNALVSGDTLFIGSCGRVDLPGSNPEDMYRSLTQVLAALPDETLLYPGHNYADRPRSTLGDEKQTNMMMRFRSLGDFLSVMGGA